ACTCCAGCCTGTGGGATATGTTGGGTGTGATGAActgaaggagaggggaaggaCAGGGATTTGAGGTTTGGATGGGAGAGGACCAAAGGGAGAGAGACAAGAATGAATTGCAGCCCTCAGTGAGTCTCCTGTTTCTCTGTCTACTGGTCCAGGGGCAGGACAGGAAGTACAGACAGAGAATGTGACAgtggctgagggtggggtggCCGAGATAACCTGCCGTCTGCACCAGTATGATGGATCCATAGTTGTCATTCAGAACCCAGCCCGACAGACCCTCTTCTTCAATGGTACCCGTGGTGAGTGCTGGAGTCTGGAATCCTGAGTCTTgaaggagagggctggggccTGACAGAGGACAGAGCCGAGACTCTGGGCTCCTGGGCCTGAGGGAGGAGCGGGCTGGGGACCTGGACTCCTGGTCCTGTGGATGGGAGGGCTTGAAACCTTCTGGGTCTCCAAGGGAATAACTAGGTTACTCAAAGGGAGTAACTTTAGATGCATAGGTATGGTTGGAGAAAAGAGGCAGAGGGCTGAACTCTAAGCtcctggagggagggtgggacTTCTGAGGTCAGAATTCCCCAAGTTCACTCTTGCTTGTTCACTCTCTAGCCCTGAAGGACGAGCGTTTCCAGCTTGAGGAGTTCTCCCCGCGCCGGGTACGGATCCGGCTCTCAGATGCGCGCCTGGAGGATGAAGGGGGCTACTTCTGCCAGCTCTACACGGAGGATACCCACCACCAGATTGCCACGCTCACTGTACTGGGTAACGGCCTCCCCCTCCTCGGACtcattcccttcttcctttctcctctgcttaTCCCTTATCTTGAGACCTGACCCTGTTTTTAACCTCCTGGACATCTAGTCCCTGTGAATATGGCCGGCCTTCCTGACCTCTGGCCTCTGTGTTTGACCCCTGCCACCTGGGACCCTTGTTCCCTTTGGTGCCTGGGATCCCGCAGCCTGGTTACTTTGAGCTCATCTCAGTGCTTCCTCTGACCCCCGCCCCCCCCTCCCCGCCTTTGCCCTCTTCCCCCTGCGCCAGTGGCCCCCGAGAATCCGGTAGTGGAGGTCCGGGAACAGGCGGTGGAGGGCGGCGAGGTGGAGCTCAGCTGCCTCGTTCCACGGTCCCGCCCGGCCGCGGTCCTGCGCTGGTACCGGGACCGCAAGGAACTGAAAGGTACTACCGGGTGTGGGGCGGAGTGGGGAGGTGCCAGAGAAGGGCGGGACTTGAGAGGAGGCGGGGTTCAAGGAGGTGTGGCTGGAGGGAAGGCTCGTTTATTTGTGGGCGGGGCTTGGAGGCGAGTGCATAGGTTTGGCAGATACTAGCCCCTCAATATATAGCTATTGAATAAATTGATGAGAGGGCGTGGAGTGAAAGAGAGGAGCTTTGGGAAGGGGCACGTGGGGTTGTGGGCTTCATTCGGGGAGGGACGTGGTTTGGAGGACTAGAGGCTAAGGCTGTGGATAAGGGGCGGAGCCTGGCAAATAGCCTGCTTTGGGATTGGCTGAGGGGCACTTTGTTCCTTCCCCGTGGAGGCAGAATCCCGGCCTGACAGTGTCTGGGCGGGGCTTGGCAGGGGTGACTAGCGGCCAGGAAAGTGGCAAGGTCTGGAGCGTGGCGAGCACAGTGCGGTTTCGTGTGGACCGCAAGGACGACGGCGGTATCGTTATCTGCGAGGCGCAGAACCAGGCGCTGCCTGCCGGACACAGCAAGCAGACGCAGTATGTGCTGGACGTGCAGTGTAAGTGCCCGGCGAGCTGGGACCTGGGAGAGCGAGGGTCCCAACACCAGCTGTCCGCCCTCGGGAAACTTCCGAGTCTCTCATGATGACCCGGACAACCACTCTCCCATCTCACTTCTGCCCACAGACTCCCCCACCGCCCGGATTCATGCCTCCCAAGCTGTGGTGAGGGAGGGAGACA
This Camelus bactrianus isolate YW-2024 breed Bactrian camel chromosome 9, ASM4877302v1, whole genome shotgun sequence DNA region includes the following protein-coding sequences:
- the CADM4 gene encoding cell adhesion molecule 4, with protein sequence MGRARRFQWPLLLLWAAAAGPGAGQEVQTENVTVAEGGVAEITCRLHQYDGSIVVIQNPARQTLFFNGTRALKDERFQLEEFSPRRVRIRLSDARLEDEGGYFCQLYTEDTHHQIATLTVLVAPENPVVEVREQAVEGGEVELSCLVPRSRPAAVLRWYRDRKELKGVTSGQESGKVWSVASTVRFRVDRKDDGGIVICEAQNQALPAGHSKQTQYVLDVQYSPTARIHASQAVVREGDTLVLTCAVTGNPRPNQIRWNRGNESLPERAEAVGETLTLPGLVSADNGTYTCEASNKHGHARALYVLVVYDPGAVVEAQTSVPYAIVGGILALLVFLIICVLVGMVWCSVRQKGSYLTHEASGLDEQGEAREAFLNGSDGHKRKEEFFI